A single Anopheles arabiensis isolate DONGOLA chromosome 2, AaraD3, whole genome shotgun sequence DNA region contains:
- the LOC120904365 gene encoding septin-7 isoform X3: MSTSTPTAQQTAGPGAGGPPVPPVKPVLSSPGAYMANFQGTGGGGGGGMPVAAPPITAGIHGTNKTHEKPTIAARPIPPPKLPNYSSSFNKIDRDRNEFTKIDKAEREKVSLLATKREMFFKSESNSPSGPPPNPPVGLNSLNLANNNVIHNNSANAANDKHSTAGLTNSVGGGGGGGVTNNSSPAAVSIGAMVTNNNHNGLNGAPATNGSAVHAAAAAAAAATGNNNLGGGGGGGVNGLATSMNSISLKEKRDALLNHHDSGANGHHGHHHHADAANAKLANERHEKEKPVMKTKPKELDGYVGFANLPNQVYRKAVKKGFELTLMVVGESGLGKSTLINSMFLSDIYHAEQHPGPSKRIKKTVAVESTKVLLKENGVNLTLTVVDTPGFGDAVDNSNCWLPIVDFVESKYEEYLTAESRVHRTALPDSRVHVCLYFIAPSGHGLKPLDIEFMQRLCDKVNIIPVIAKADTLTPEEITLFKKQILNEIAQNKIKIYDFPDPMDEEEDAKVLRQLRSRVPFAVVGANAIIEIDGRKVRGRRYPWGVAEVENLDHCDFIALRNMVIRTNLQDLKDVTNNVHYENYRCRKLAGLGTDGKAKLSNKNPLAQMEEEKREHESKMKKMEAEMEQVFEMKVKEKKQKLKDSEAELTRRHEERKKALELQIRELEDRRKAFEQEKAEWEQQNGVTLDELRRKSLEANSKETASLASRSSDESKGRRVFGSLLRRHTSFGAPDAVRGVTGAAGSTSTLTTSANNNGSTVPPSPQDHNDS, translated from the exons ATGAGTACATCAACGCCCACAGCACAGCAGACGGCCGGACCCGGTGCCGGTGGACCGCCAGTACCGCCGGTGAAGCCCGTCCTTTCGTCGCCCGGCGCCTACATGGCCAACTTCCAGGGGAcgggtggtggcggcggcggtggtatGCCGGTGGCGGCACCCCCCATTACGGCCGGCATCCACGGGACGAACAAGACGCACGAGAAGCCGACGATCGCCGCCCGGCCCATTCCACCTCCGAAGCTGCCAAACTACTCGTCATCCTTCAACAAGATCGATCGCGATCGAAACGAGTTCACCAAGATCGACAAAGCGGAACGGGAAAAGGTTAGCCTG TTGGCAACGAAGCGCGAAATGTTCTTCAAGTCGGAGAGCAACAGTCCGTCCGGACCGCCACCAAATCCACCGGTAGGGCTGAACAGTCTCAACCTGGCTAACAACAACGTGATC CATAATAACAGCGCAAACGCGGCCAACGATAAACACAGCACGGCAGGGCTCACTAACTCggttggcggcggcggcggcggtggcgtcACTAACAACAGCTCACCGGCCGCGGTCTCGATTGGCGCAATGGTCACCAATAACAATCACAACGGTCTGAACGGTGCACCGGCCACGAATGGCAGCGCTGTGcacgcggcagcagcagcggcggcggcagcaaccGGGAACAACAATCTCGGCGGAGGAGGTGGCGGTGGCGTGAACGGGCTGGCGACCAGCATGAACAGTATTTCGCTGAAGGAGAAGCGGGACGCCCTGCTGAACCATCACGATAGCGGTGCGAACGGTCACCACGGTCATCATCACCATGCGGATGCGGCGAACGCGAAGCTAGCGAACGAACGGCACGAGAAGGAGAAGCCGGTGATGAAAACGAAGCCGAAGGAGCTGGACGGGTACGTTGGGTTCGCGAATCTGCCGAACCAGGTGTACCGGAAGGCGGTGAAGAAGGGCTTTGAGCTGacgctgatggtggtgggcgAGTCGGGGCTGGGCAAATCGACCCTGATCAACTCGATGTTCCTGTCGGACATTTACCACGCCGAGCAGCATCCGGGACCGTCGAAGCGCATCAAGAAGACGGTGGCCGTCGAGAGCACCAAGGTGCTGCTGAAGGAGAATGGCGTCAACCTAACGCTGACGGTTGTCGATACGCCCGGTTTCGGTGATGCCGTTGACAACAGCAACTG CTGGCTACCGATAGTGGATTTTGTAGAGTCGAAGTACGAGGAGTATTTGACGGCCGAGTCACGCGTCCACCGAACGGCGCTGCCCGATTCGCGCGTGCACGTTTGTCTGTACTTTATTGCCCCGTCCGGGCATGGGCTGAAGCCGCTGGATATCGAGTTCATGCAGCGACTGTGCGATAAGGTGAACATCATACCGGTCATTGCCAAAGCGGACACGCTGACTCCGGAGGAAATCACTCTCTTCAAGAAACAG ATTCTAAACGAAATCGCTCAAAATAAGATTAAAATCTACGATTTCCCGGACCCgatggacgaggaggaggacgcaAAAGTACTTCGCCAGCTGCGCAGTCGCGTGCCGTTCGCTGTGGTCGGTGCGAATGCAATTATCGAGATTGATGGTCGCAAAGTCCGTGGACGACGCTACCCGTGGGGAGTTGCTGAAG TTGAAAATTTGGACCATTGTGATTTCATCGCTCTGCGCAACATGGTCATCCGGACGAATCTGCAGGACCTGAAGGATGTGACAAACAACGTGCACTATGAAAACTATCGCTGTCGAAAGCTGGCCGGTTTGGGTACCGATGGCAAGGCCAAACTAAGCAATAA GAATCCACTGGCTCAGATGGAGGAGGAAAAGCGGGAACATGAATCGAAGATGAAGAAAATGGAAGCCGAAATGGAGCAAGTGTTTGAGATGAAGGTgaaggagaagaaacaaaagctCAAGGACTCGGAGGCCGAACTAACCAGACGTCACGAGGAACGAAAGAAG GCACTCGAGCTTCAAATTCGTGAGCTGGAAGATCGCAGAAAGGCTTTCGAGCAGGAGAAAGCCGAATGGGAACAGCAAAACGGTGTCACGCTTGACGAGCTGCGCCGCAAGAGCCTCGAAGCCAACAGTAAAGA GACCGCGTCTCTTGCATCAAGAAGTTCCGATGAGTCGAAGGGCAGGCGCGTGTTTGGATCGTTGCTGCGTCGGCACACTAGCTTCGGGGCGCCGGACGCCGTCCGTGGCGTTACCGGGGCGGCCGGTTCGACTTCCACTCTCACTACTAGCGCTAACAATAACGGCAGCACGGTGCCACCCAGCCCGCAAGATCATAACGATtcgtaa
- the LOC120904365 gene encoding septin-7 isoform X14: MTTKAENKITLKIETAKNNLMKSPLATKREMFFKSESNSPSGPPPNPPVGLNSLNLANNNVIHNNSANAANDKHSTAGLTNSVGGGGGGGVTNNSSPAAVSIGAMVTNNNHNGLNGAPATNGSAVHAAAAAAAAATGNNNLGGGGGGGVNGLATSMNSISLKEKRDALLNHHDSGANGHHGHHHHADAANAKLANERHEKEKPVMKTKPKELDGYVGFANLPNQVYRKAVKKGFELTLMVVGESGLGKSTLINSMFLSDIYHAEQHPGPSKRIKKTVAVESTKVLLKENGVNLTLTVVDTPGFGDAVDNSNCWLPIVDFVESKYEEYLTAESRVHRTALPDSRVHVCLYFIAPSGHGLKPLDIEFMQRLCDKVNIIPVIAKADTLTPEEITLFKKQILNEIAQNKIKIYDFPDPMDEEEDAKVLRQLRSRVPFAVVGANAIIEIDGRKVRGRRYPWGVAEVENLDHCDFIALRNMVIRTNLQDLKDVTNNVHYENYRCRKLAGLGTDGKAKLSNNLCNIGTVNTNGTGWNPLAQMEEEKREHESKMKKMEAEMEQVFEMKVKEKKQKLKDSEAELTRRHEERKKALELQIRELEDRRKAFEQEKAEWEQQNGVTLDELRRKSLEANSKETASLASRSSDESKGRRVFGSLLRRHTSFGAPDAVRGVTGAAGSTSTLTTSANNNGSTVPPSPQDHNDS; the protein is encoded by the exons ATGACTACCAAAGCGGAAAATAAGATCACGCTCAAGATCGAAACCGCTAAAAATAACCTGATGAAATCCC CG TTGGCAACGAAGCGCGAAATGTTCTTCAAGTCGGAGAGCAACAGTCCGTCCGGACCGCCACCAAATCCACCGGTAGGGCTGAACAGTCTCAACCTGGCTAACAACAACGTGATC CATAATAACAGCGCAAACGCGGCCAACGATAAACACAGCACGGCAGGGCTCACTAACTCggttggcggcggcggcggcggtggcgtcACTAACAACAGCTCACCGGCCGCGGTCTCGATTGGCGCAATGGTCACCAATAACAATCACAACGGTCTGAACGGTGCACCGGCCACGAATGGCAGCGCTGTGcacgcggcagcagcagcggcggcggcagcaaccGGGAACAACAATCTCGGCGGAGGAGGTGGCGGTGGCGTGAACGGGCTGGCGACCAGCATGAACAGTATTTCGCTGAAGGAGAAGCGGGACGCCCTGCTGAACCATCACGATAGCGGTGCGAACGGTCACCACGGTCATCATCACCATGCGGATGCGGCGAACGCGAAGCTAGCGAACGAACGGCACGAGAAGGAGAAGCCGGTGATGAAAACGAAGCCGAAGGAGCTGGACGGGTACGTTGGGTTCGCGAATCTGCCGAACCAGGTGTACCGGAAGGCGGTGAAGAAGGGCTTTGAGCTGacgctgatggtggtgggcgAGTCGGGGCTGGGCAAATCGACCCTGATCAACTCGATGTTCCTGTCGGACATTTACCACGCCGAGCAGCATCCGGGACCGTCGAAGCGCATCAAGAAGACGGTGGCCGTCGAGAGCACCAAGGTGCTGCTGAAGGAGAATGGCGTCAACCTAACGCTGACGGTTGTCGATACGCCCGGTTTCGGTGATGCCGTTGACAACAGCAACTG CTGGCTACCGATAGTGGATTTTGTAGAGTCGAAGTACGAGGAGTATTTGACGGCCGAGTCACGCGTCCACCGAACGGCGCTGCCCGATTCGCGCGTGCACGTTTGTCTGTACTTTATTGCCCCGTCCGGGCATGGGCTGAAGCCGCTGGATATCGAGTTCATGCAGCGACTGTGCGATAAGGTGAACATCATACCGGTCATTGCCAAAGCGGACACGCTGACTCCGGAGGAAATCACTCTCTTCAAGAAACAG ATTCTAAACGAAATCGCTCAAAATAAGATTAAAATCTACGATTTCCCGGACCCgatggacgaggaggaggacgcaAAAGTACTTCGCCAGCTGCGCAGTCGCGTGCCGTTCGCTGTGGTCGGTGCGAATGCAATTATCGAGATTGATGGTCGCAAAGTCCGTGGACGACGCTACCCGTGGGGAGTTGCTGAAG TTGAAAATTTGGACCATTGTGATTTCATCGCTCTGCGCAACATGGTCATCCGGACGAATCTGCAGGACCTGAAGGATGTGACAAACAACGTGCACTATGAAAACTATCGCTGTCGAAAGCTGGCCGGTTTGGGTACCGATGGCAAGGCCAAACTAAGCAATAA CTTATGCAATATTGGAACTGTTAACACAAACGGTACTGGATG GAATCCACTGGCTCAGATGGAGGAGGAAAAGCGGGAACATGAATCGAAGATGAAGAAAATGGAAGCCGAAATGGAGCAAGTGTTTGAGATGAAGGTgaaggagaagaaacaaaagctCAAGGACTCGGAGGCCGAACTAACCAGACGTCACGAGGAACGAAAGAAG GCACTCGAGCTTCAAATTCGTGAGCTGGAAGATCGCAGAAAGGCTTTCGAGCAGGAGAAAGCCGAATGGGAACAGCAAAACGGTGTCACGCTTGACGAGCTGCGCCGCAAGAGCCTCGAAGCCAACAGTAAAGA GACCGCGTCTCTTGCATCAAGAAGTTCCGATGAGTCGAAGGGCAGGCGCGTGTTTGGATCGTTGCTGCGTCGGCACACTAGCTTCGGGGCGCCGGACGCCGTCCGTGGCGTTACCGGGGCGGCCGGTTCGACTTCCACTCTCACTACTAGCGCTAACAATAACGGCAGCACGGTGCCACCCAGCCCGCAAGATCATAACGATtcgtaa
- the LOC120904365 gene encoding septin-7 isoform X13: MNRLCLECAPAELWSFRRRKQKSKGSYAIVSGGGQEPKEKALATKREMFFKSESNSPSGPPPNPPHNNSANAANDKHSTAGLTNSVGGGGGGGVTNNSSPAAVSIGAMVTNNNHNGLNGAPATNGSAVHAAAAAAAAATGNNNLGGGGGGGVNGLATSMNSISLKEKRDALLNHHDSGANGHHGHHHHADAANAKLANERHEKEKPVMKTKPKELDGYVGFANLPNQVYRKAVKKGFELTLMVVGESGLGKSTLINSMFLSDIYHAEQHPGPSKRIKKTVAVESTKVLLKENGVNLTLTVVDTPGFGDAVDNSNCWLPIVDFVESKYEEYLTAESRVHRTALPDSRVHVCLYFIAPSGHGLKPLDIEFMQRLCDKVNIIPVIAKADTLTPEEITLFKKQILNEIAQNKIKIYDFPDPMDEEEDAKVLRQLRSRVPFAVVGANAIIEIDGRKVRGRRYPWGVAEVENLDHCDFIALRNMVIRTNLQDLKDVTNNVHYENYRCRKLAGLGTDGKAKLSNNLCNIGTVNTNGTGWNPLAQMEEEKREHESKMKKMEAEMEQVFEMKVKEKKQKLKDSEAELTRRHEERKKALELQIRELEDRRKAFEQEKAEWEQQNGVTLDELRRKSLEANSKETASLASRSSDESKGRRVFGSLLRRHTSFGAPDAVRGVTGAAGSTSTLTTSANNNGSTVPPSPQDHNDS, translated from the exons ATGAACCGGCTTTGCTTGGAGTGCGCGCCAGCGGAGCTTTGGAGCTTTAGGAGAAGGAAACAGAAATCAAAAGGAAGTTACGCAATCGTGTCCGGCGGTGGTCAGGAGCCGAAAGAGAAGG CG TTGGCAACGAAGCGCGAAATGTTCTTCAAGTCGGAGAGCAACAGTCCGTCCGGACCGCCACCAAATCCACCG CATAATAACAGCGCAAACGCGGCCAACGATAAACACAGCACGGCAGGGCTCACTAACTCggttggcggcggcggcggcggtggcgtcACTAACAACAGCTCACCGGCCGCGGTCTCGATTGGCGCAATGGTCACCAATAACAATCACAACGGTCTGAACGGTGCACCGGCCACGAATGGCAGCGCTGTGcacgcggcagcagcagcggcggcggcagcaaccGGGAACAACAATCTCGGCGGAGGAGGTGGCGGTGGCGTGAACGGGCTGGCGACCAGCATGAACAGTATTTCGCTGAAGGAGAAGCGGGACGCCCTGCTGAACCATCACGATAGCGGTGCGAACGGTCACCACGGTCATCATCACCATGCGGATGCGGCGAACGCGAAGCTAGCGAACGAACGGCACGAGAAGGAGAAGCCGGTGATGAAAACGAAGCCGAAGGAGCTGGACGGGTACGTTGGGTTCGCGAATCTGCCGAACCAGGTGTACCGGAAGGCGGTGAAGAAGGGCTTTGAGCTGacgctgatggtggtgggcgAGTCGGGGCTGGGCAAATCGACCCTGATCAACTCGATGTTCCTGTCGGACATTTACCACGCCGAGCAGCATCCGGGACCGTCGAAGCGCATCAAGAAGACGGTGGCCGTCGAGAGCACCAAGGTGCTGCTGAAGGAGAATGGCGTCAACCTAACGCTGACGGTTGTCGATACGCCCGGTTTCGGTGATGCCGTTGACAACAGCAACTG CTGGCTACCGATAGTGGATTTTGTAGAGTCGAAGTACGAGGAGTATTTGACGGCCGAGTCACGCGTCCACCGAACGGCGCTGCCCGATTCGCGCGTGCACGTTTGTCTGTACTTTATTGCCCCGTCCGGGCATGGGCTGAAGCCGCTGGATATCGAGTTCATGCAGCGACTGTGCGATAAGGTGAACATCATACCGGTCATTGCCAAAGCGGACACGCTGACTCCGGAGGAAATCACTCTCTTCAAGAAACAG ATTCTAAACGAAATCGCTCAAAATAAGATTAAAATCTACGATTTCCCGGACCCgatggacgaggaggaggacgcaAAAGTACTTCGCCAGCTGCGCAGTCGCGTGCCGTTCGCTGTGGTCGGTGCGAATGCAATTATCGAGATTGATGGTCGCAAAGTCCGTGGACGACGCTACCCGTGGGGAGTTGCTGAAG TTGAAAATTTGGACCATTGTGATTTCATCGCTCTGCGCAACATGGTCATCCGGACGAATCTGCAGGACCTGAAGGATGTGACAAACAACGTGCACTATGAAAACTATCGCTGTCGAAAGCTGGCCGGTTTGGGTACCGATGGCAAGGCCAAACTAAGCAATAA CTTATGCAATATTGGAACTGTTAACACAAACGGTACTGGATG GAATCCACTGGCTCAGATGGAGGAGGAAAAGCGGGAACATGAATCGAAGATGAAGAAAATGGAAGCCGAAATGGAGCAAGTGTTTGAGATGAAGGTgaaggagaagaaacaaaagctCAAGGACTCGGAGGCCGAACTAACCAGACGTCACGAGGAACGAAAGAAG GCACTCGAGCTTCAAATTCGTGAGCTGGAAGATCGCAGAAAGGCTTTCGAGCAGGAGAAAGCCGAATGGGAACAGCAAAACGGTGTCACGCTTGACGAGCTGCGCCGCAAGAGCCTCGAAGCCAACAGTAAAGA GACCGCGTCTCTTGCATCAAGAAGTTCCGATGAGTCGAAGGGCAGGCGCGTGTTTGGATCGTTGCTGCGTCGGCACACTAGCTTCGGGGCGCCGGACGCCGTCCGTGGCGTTACCGGGGCGGCCGGTTCGACTTCCACTCTCACTACTAGCGCTAACAATAACGGCAGCACGGTGCCACCCAGCCCGCAAGATCATAACGATtcgtaa
- the LOC120904365 gene encoding septin-7 isoform X16 encodes MTTKAENKITLKIETAKNNLMKSPLATKREMFFKSESNSPSGPPPNPPHNNSANAANDKHSTAGLTNSVGGGGGGGVTNNSSPAAVSIGAMVTNNNHNGLNGAPATNGSAVHAAAAAAAAATGNNNLGGGGGGGVNGLATSMNSISLKEKRDALLNHHDSGANGHHGHHHHADAANAKLANERHEKEKPVMKTKPKELDGYVGFANLPNQVYRKAVKKGFELTLMVVGESGLGKSTLINSMFLSDIYHAEQHPGPSKRIKKTVAVESTKVLLKENGVNLTLTVVDTPGFGDAVDNSNCWLPIVDFVESKYEEYLTAESRVHRTALPDSRVHVCLYFIAPSGHGLKPLDIEFMQRLCDKVNIIPVIAKADTLTPEEITLFKKQILNEIAQNKIKIYDFPDPMDEEEDAKVLRQLRSRVPFAVVGANAIIEIDGRKVRGRRYPWGVAEVENLDHCDFIALRNMVIRTNLQDLKDVTNNVHYENYRCRKLAGLGTDGKAKLSNNLCNIGTVNTNGTGWNPLAQMEEEKREHESKMKKMEAEMEQVFEMKVKEKKQKLKDSEAELTRRHEERKKALELQIRELEDRRKAFEQEKAEWEQQNGVTLDELRRKSLEANSKETASLASRSSDESKGRRVFGSLLRRHTSFGAPDAVRGVTGAAGSTSTLTTSANNNGSTVPPSPQDHNDS; translated from the exons ATGACTACCAAAGCGGAAAATAAGATCACGCTCAAGATCGAAACCGCTAAAAATAACCTGATGAAATCCC CG TTGGCAACGAAGCGCGAAATGTTCTTCAAGTCGGAGAGCAACAGTCCGTCCGGACCGCCACCAAATCCACCG CATAATAACAGCGCAAACGCGGCCAACGATAAACACAGCACGGCAGGGCTCACTAACTCggttggcggcggcggcggcggtggcgtcACTAACAACAGCTCACCGGCCGCGGTCTCGATTGGCGCAATGGTCACCAATAACAATCACAACGGTCTGAACGGTGCACCGGCCACGAATGGCAGCGCTGTGcacgcggcagcagcagcggcggcggcagcaaccGGGAACAACAATCTCGGCGGAGGAGGTGGCGGTGGCGTGAACGGGCTGGCGACCAGCATGAACAGTATTTCGCTGAAGGAGAAGCGGGACGCCCTGCTGAACCATCACGATAGCGGTGCGAACGGTCACCACGGTCATCATCACCATGCGGATGCGGCGAACGCGAAGCTAGCGAACGAACGGCACGAGAAGGAGAAGCCGGTGATGAAAACGAAGCCGAAGGAGCTGGACGGGTACGTTGGGTTCGCGAATCTGCCGAACCAGGTGTACCGGAAGGCGGTGAAGAAGGGCTTTGAGCTGacgctgatggtggtgggcgAGTCGGGGCTGGGCAAATCGACCCTGATCAACTCGATGTTCCTGTCGGACATTTACCACGCCGAGCAGCATCCGGGACCGTCGAAGCGCATCAAGAAGACGGTGGCCGTCGAGAGCACCAAGGTGCTGCTGAAGGAGAATGGCGTCAACCTAACGCTGACGGTTGTCGATACGCCCGGTTTCGGTGATGCCGTTGACAACAGCAACTG CTGGCTACCGATAGTGGATTTTGTAGAGTCGAAGTACGAGGAGTATTTGACGGCCGAGTCACGCGTCCACCGAACGGCGCTGCCCGATTCGCGCGTGCACGTTTGTCTGTACTTTATTGCCCCGTCCGGGCATGGGCTGAAGCCGCTGGATATCGAGTTCATGCAGCGACTGTGCGATAAGGTGAACATCATACCGGTCATTGCCAAAGCGGACACGCTGACTCCGGAGGAAATCACTCTCTTCAAGAAACAG ATTCTAAACGAAATCGCTCAAAATAAGATTAAAATCTACGATTTCCCGGACCCgatggacgaggaggaggacgcaAAAGTACTTCGCCAGCTGCGCAGTCGCGTGCCGTTCGCTGTGGTCGGTGCGAATGCAATTATCGAGATTGATGGTCGCAAAGTCCGTGGACGACGCTACCCGTGGGGAGTTGCTGAAG TTGAAAATTTGGACCATTGTGATTTCATCGCTCTGCGCAACATGGTCATCCGGACGAATCTGCAGGACCTGAAGGATGTGACAAACAACGTGCACTATGAAAACTATCGCTGTCGAAAGCTGGCCGGTTTGGGTACCGATGGCAAGGCCAAACTAAGCAATAA CTTATGCAATATTGGAACTGTTAACACAAACGGTACTGGATG GAATCCACTGGCTCAGATGGAGGAGGAAAAGCGGGAACATGAATCGAAGATGAAGAAAATGGAAGCCGAAATGGAGCAAGTGTTTGAGATGAAGGTgaaggagaagaaacaaaagctCAAGGACTCGGAGGCCGAACTAACCAGACGTCACGAGGAACGAAAGAAG GCACTCGAGCTTCAAATTCGTGAGCTGGAAGATCGCAGAAAGGCTTTCGAGCAGGAGAAAGCCGAATGGGAACAGCAAAACGGTGTCACGCTTGACGAGCTGCGCCGCAAGAGCCTCGAAGCCAACAGTAAAGA GACCGCGTCTCTTGCATCAAGAAGTTCCGATGAGTCGAAGGGCAGGCGCGTGTTTGGATCGTTGCTGCGTCGGCACACTAGCTTCGGGGCGCCGGACGCCGTCCGTGGCGTTACCGGGGCGGCCGGTTCGACTTCCACTCTCACTACTAGCGCTAACAATAACGGCAGCACGGTGCCACCCAGCCCGCAAGATCATAACGATtcgtaa
- the LOC120904365 gene encoding septin-7 isoform X18, protein MTTKAENKITLKIETAKNNLMKSPHNNSANAANDKHSTAGLTNSVGGGGGGGVTNNSSPAAVSIGAMVTNNNHNGLNGAPATNGSAVHAAAAAAAAATGNNNLGGGGGGGVNGLATSMNSISLKEKRDALLNHHDSGANGHHGHHHHADAANAKLANERHEKEKPVMKTKPKELDGYVGFANLPNQVYRKAVKKGFELTLMVVGESGLGKSTLINSMFLSDIYHAEQHPGPSKRIKKTVAVESTKVLLKENGVNLTLTVVDTPGFGDAVDNSNCWLPIVDFVESKYEEYLTAESRVHRTALPDSRVHVCLYFIAPSGHGLKPLDIEFMQRLCDKVNIIPVIAKADTLTPEEITLFKKQILNEIAQNKIKIYDFPDPMDEEEDAKVLRQLRSRVPFAVVGANAIIEIDGRKVRGRRYPWGVAEVENLDHCDFIALRNMVIRTNLQDLKDVTNNVHYENYRCRKLAGLGTDGKAKLSNNLCNIGTVNTNGTGWNPLAQMEEEKREHESKMKKMEAEMEQVFEMKVKEKKQKLKDSEAELTRRHEERKKALELQIRELEDRRKAFEQEKAEWEQQNGVTLDELRRKSLEANSKETASLASRSSDESKGRRVFGSLLRRHTSFGAPDAVRGVTGAAGSTSTLTTSANNNGSTVPPSPQDHNDS, encoded by the exons ATGACTACCAAAGCGGAAAATAAGATCACGCTCAAGATCGAAACCGCTAAAAATAACCTGATGAAATCCC CG CATAATAACAGCGCAAACGCGGCCAACGATAAACACAGCACGGCAGGGCTCACTAACTCggttggcggcggcggcggcggtggcgtcACTAACAACAGCTCACCGGCCGCGGTCTCGATTGGCGCAATGGTCACCAATAACAATCACAACGGTCTGAACGGTGCACCGGCCACGAATGGCAGCGCTGTGcacgcggcagcagcagcggcggcggcagcaaccGGGAACAACAATCTCGGCGGAGGAGGTGGCGGTGGCGTGAACGGGCTGGCGACCAGCATGAACAGTATTTCGCTGAAGGAGAAGCGGGACGCCCTGCTGAACCATCACGATAGCGGTGCGAACGGTCACCACGGTCATCATCACCATGCGGATGCGGCGAACGCGAAGCTAGCGAACGAACGGCACGAGAAGGAGAAGCCGGTGATGAAAACGAAGCCGAAGGAGCTGGACGGGTACGTTGGGTTCGCGAATCTGCCGAACCAGGTGTACCGGAAGGCGGTGAAGAAGGGCTTTGAGCTGacgctgatggtggtgggcgAGTCGGGGCTGGGCAAATCGACCCTGATCAACTCGATGTTCCTGTCGGACATTTACCACGCCGAGCAGCATCCGGGACCGTCGAAGCGCATCAAGAAGACGGTGGCCGTCGAGAGCACCAAGGTGCTGCTGAAGGAGAATGGCGTCAACCTAACGCTGACGGTTGTCGATACGCCCGGTTTCGGTGATGCCGTTGACAACAGCAACTG CTGGCTACCGATAGTGGATTTTGTAGAGTCGAAGTACGAGGAGTATTTGACGGCCGAGTCACGCGTCCACCGAACGGCGCTGCCCGATTCGCGCGTGCACGTTTGTCTGTACTTTATTGCCCCGTCCGGGCATGGGCTGAAGCCGCTGGATATCGAGTTCATGCAGCGACTGTGCGATAAGGTGAACATCATACCGGTCATTGCCAAAGCGGACACGCTGACTCCGGAGGAAATCACTCTCTTCAAGAAACAG ATTCTAAACGAAATCGCTCAAAATAAGATTAAAATCTACGATTTCCCGGACCCgatggacgaggaggaggacgcaAAAGTACTTCGCCAGCTGCGCAGTCGCGTGCCGTTCGCTGTGGTCGGTGCGAATGCAATTATCGAGATTGATGGTCGCAAAGTCCGTGGACGACGCTACCCGTGGGGAGTTGCTGAAG TTGAAAATTTGGACCATTGTGATTTCATCGCTCTGCGCAACATGGTCATCCGGACGAATCTGCAGGACCTGAAGGATGTGACAAACAACGTGCACTATGAAAACTATCGCTGTCGAAAGCTGGCCGGTTTGGGTACCGATGGCAAGGCCAAACTAAGCAATAA CTTATGCAATATTGGAACTGTTAACACAAACGGTACTGGATG GAATCCACTGGCTCAGATGGAGGAGGAAAAGCGGGAACATGAATCGAAGATGAAGAAAATGGAAGCCGAAATGGAGCAAGTGTTTGAGATGAAGGTgaaggagaagaaacaaaagctCAAGGACTCGGAGGCCGAACTAACCAGACGTCACGAGGAACGAAAGAAG GCACTCGAGCTTCAAATTCGTGAGCTGGAAGATCGCAGAAAGGCTTTCGAGCAGGAGAAAGCCGAATGGGAACAGCAAAACGGTGTCACGCTTGACGAGCTGCGCCGCAAGAGCCTCGAAGCCAACAGTAAAGA GACCGCGTCTCTTGCATCAAGAAGTTCCGATGAGTCGAAGGGCAGGCGCGTGTTTGGATCGTTGCTGCGTCGGCACACTAGCTTCGGGGCGCCGGACGCCGTCCGTGGCGTTACCGGGGCGGCCGGTTCGACTTCCACTCTCACTACTAGCGCTAACAATAACGGCAGCACGGTGCCACCCAGCCCGCAAGATCATAACGATtcgtaa